The segment GATCTTGCAGATAGGGAAATGTAGGGCAGAAATGTTGGAGCACGTCAGGAGGACCCACCGGCACCTCCTGTCCGAGGTCTCCAAGCAGGTGGAGCGCGAGCTGAAAGGCTTGCAGAAATCAGTTGGGAAGTTAGAGAATAACTTAGAGGACCATGTCCCAACTGATAACCAAAGATGGAAGAAGTCTATCAAGGCCTGCCTGGCCAGGTGCCAGGAGACCATTGCCCATTTGGAGAGGTGGGTCAAGAGAGAGATGAATGTTTGGAAGGAGGTCTTTTTCCGTCTGGAGAAGTGGGCAGACCGTCTGGAGTCCATGGGAGGCAAATATTGCCCTGGGGACCATGGGAAACAGACTGTGTCTGTTGGGGTGGGAGGCCCGGAGATAAGGCCAAGTGAGGGGGAGATTTATGACTATGCCCTTGATATGAGCCAAATGTATGCGCTGACCCCTCCTCCTGGGGAGGTGCCCAGCATCCCCCAGGGCCATGATTCCTACCAGTGGGTCTCTGTGTCAGAGGATGCTCCAGCCTCCCCAGTGGAGACCCAGGTCTTTGAGGATCCCCGGGAGTTCTTGAGCCACTTGGAGGAGTACTTAAAGCAGGTGGGTGGAACAGAGGAGTACTGGCTGTCTCAGATCCAAAACCACATGAACGGACCAGCTAAAAAGTGGTGGGAATATAAGCAGGATTCTGTCAAGAACTGGGTTGAGTTCAAGAAGGAGTTCCTGCAGTACAGTGAGGGGACTCTGACTAGAGACGCTATCAAAAGGGAGCTTGATTTGCCCCAGAAAGAGGGGGAACCCCTGGATCAATTCCTTTGGCGCAAGAGAGACTTGTACCAGACCCTCTATGTTGATGCAGATGAGGAGGAAATTATCCAGTATGTGGTAGGCACCCTCCAGCCCAAACTGAAGCGCTTCTTGAGTTACCCCTTGCCcaagaccttagagcagctgaTCCAAAGAGGGAAGGAAGTCCAAGGCAACATGGACCACTCTGAGGAGCCCAGCCCACAGAGGACCCCTGAGATTCAGTCAGGAGATTCTGTGGAGACCGTGCCTCCCTCAAGCACTGTCAGTCCTGTGCCAAGCAATGGGACTCAACctgagccccccagccccccagcgACTGTCATATGAGCCAGGCCAAAGGAGACAGCAATCTGGGTTATatgaaagggagaagggggCACATTTAGGAAGCTTCTCCTTGGAGAGAGGTTCTGGCTGAGACGAGACATGAGGTGTGCTCAGTCCAACAGCCCATAGCAGAGGAAATAACTTTGCTTgtggggggagggaggtgaTGGGGGAGAGGCACCTTATGATGTTGTTGTCCACCTCACCTGAGCCATGCAATACGGTGGTGCTGGAGAGCCTACTTGCACCACTGTGGGGAATGGACGATTTTTATGAGATCCCTGACAAGAAACTAAAGACAATTCCCAACTTCAGAGGCAGCTGCTTAGCACTGGTAGCTTTCAAGGACTTGAGTGCAGCAAATGGCTGAGGGTTCCTACCCATCTGgatctctccttctctcttatCTGAAGAGGTGCCTCTGTCCAGATGAGACATCTTTCTTTTGACCCTTGCCCATTTCTGATTTACCACTAGGTTTCTGTTCAGTTGGCAATCTCCTGTTCTTACTTGCTCCAAaggattaaatattttttaaattttttttagaagaaatccTATGATTTCAGGAACTGCAATCTTTAAGAAACTGgattatttttagtgtttttcattttgctgcacCTAACACCTGCTTTAATGTTTTTCCTCTAAAGAGGCTCTTAGTGGTTTATTTCTTGTCTTAGTTTCTGCTTGTTACAATCAAGGCCACTGCAGTGCAGAGGCAAATTTCACCCTTTCTCTGCACATTATGCTGTGCATTCACCAGGAAACGGAGTTACAAATTATATTCTGAGCTTGTTTATCGAAGGGGCactctgcttcctttcagaGAGGAGCGATTGTTAAAGTGGAGAGAGGAGTTCCCAGAGCTAATTTGAGAGGgtggggggaggtgggggaaaTAAATTCATGTACTTtgaatgaaacaaacaaacacagccTAAATCCAGAGCAAAATATCCCCAGAGCAGCAATTCAAGTCCATGCTGATGTGTGGAGACAACAGAAGCTTTTGCcatgcaaaagcaaaaagaagtgaAGAGAGGAGCTGTGTGTCCCAGCACAGTTTCAGCCTGTGCATTGCAACAAAGAGTTTCTACTCACACAGACAGACTTAAAATGCTCTTGGAAAGCCTGGCACCCCTGTCCTGGAGCACCTGACGACAGAGTGCTGTCTATTCACAAAgaactttcttctttccatgaATGGAGATGGACTTGGACTCTGTGACATTTTCCATGTTAAGACAGTAATACTCAGAGGTCACCTTGCTTTGCTAACACCTGATGACAGGACTTTGAGATGAAACTGCTGTAAGACGTATTCAGGAAGTTTGGCTCTTCAAAGCTTCTTGAGGCTGGACACATCTTGAGCATCATCTGCATTCATCACCAGACCAAATAAGCAACACCTCTGCACGAGATGCAGCAACAGGATTGCCCCTGGGATGCTCCTGGCACTACTACAGCAGTGACAGTTGGCACTGGTGTCTCAGAAGACCTTTGGTGTGCCTCCTTCCAAGAAGCTGAAGGTAAGGGAACTCTCTGATATTGTCCTATCTGCATTCCTCAGACTAAGTTAATCGTAGCCCATCCAGTAACAACCTTgcactggggaaaaagaaatcagaaatggGACATGAAGCATTTTGAGTGATGGATTAAGGttaggagaaaagggaagggaaagtcaaacagaaggaaataaagaaaagtgagTGGGAAAAGCTTCCAAACAGGACAGTATATTGCACTTACTGATTACTATGAGGAGGAAATGGGAAGTTTCTTTATTAGCCCAGCCAAAGGACCTGCCCTGTGAATCTCTGGGCTTGTGTCTCCAGCTGTGACAACACATCATGAGACCATATACAGCCTAAAGGAGATGCATAGCTGTTCTGCACCCTGGCTAGAAGTGAGTCAGTCTCATGAATGGCAGGGGCTCCCCTCTCACTTGTTCAGAGTTAGTTAGTTTGGCAGTGGTTATAGAGAGAAAGGAGCATTTCTCACTAATGACCTGGAATGAGTGGTGGGGGAGTGGGTGTCATAGCTGAGGATGAGCTGGCCGTGCATTACAAGCATTATCTTCTCTTGGTTACAGTGACTCACTCAGATCCTCCTCTGAGAAGGAATCACTTTGCTGTGCTCAGGATTTGGAAGGAAAGCCAAAGggaaaaatcttaaaaaataaggaTTCGAAATCAGACCTAACGTCAGGATCCCCAGACACCAACTGCCGGATCCACTGCCTGAAGGAAAGGCTGGCATAGGTAACTACCTCTCATCTTGCTCTTGTGGGCCattctcagcctcctccagtgCCCTGGCCAAAGATATCAAATAGCCCAGGTGGAAATAGCTGCTGGTCTTGAGACCTCAGCCTCAATGGTTGCAAGAGTCTGGCACCATCAGATAGCTGGGATTTCAGCTTCTTAATGTTGGAACCCAAGCACCAGCCTCAAAGATCAATGCCACTGGGGACAATGAGCATCATGCCTTGCCTTCTGCTGGACCATTGGCAAATACATAGGCACCAAAAAATAGTGGGGCACCCAAGGAGCAGACACCTAGTGGGCACAGCTGAATATAACCCTGTCTCCTGAGATATCCCAAGTACTCTCCACTTTggatatagaatcacagaatagtttgggttggaaggaactttaaagatcatctagctccagttccctgccatgggcagggacaacttccactagGCCAagttgctgaaagcctcatccagcctgtccctcagcacctccaggaatggagaagccaccacttctctgggcaacccagtccagtgtctcaccacccacattgtaaaatatttcttcctaatatctaacctaaatctcctaTCTTTcggcttaaaactgttccccttcattctatctctgcactccctgatatagagcccctccccagcttttctgtaggtctCCTTTAGTTACTGGAAGATACTATCTCTAACCTGAGCTGctgcacttttttcttttacagatatCCTTCCTGCTGTTGCTGAGTTTCCTTCTTTGTGTCCAAGAGTCCTGCTTTCCGAGGGGAGAAGCAAGTGCTGCAGGGAAGACAGAGGACAAATCGCACACCAAAGAGCCTCTCAAGCAGTACAATTCTGTGTTCAAGGTGCTGAGAATCAGAATGAAAGAGGGAAGCCACTTCCAACCAGATGAAGAAAACCTTAAACTGGTCCAGGTACTCCAAGCACAGAAGAAAGTATGGAGAATGGAAACAGAAACCAAGAgacagaacagaagaaacaaggCTGGGCTTTGGGGACAGCAAGGATGCCAGGCTTGTATTGACTGTCTGTTGAGATGATACCATACCTCTGCAGTTTGGGGCCACTGGAACTCACGTAAAGACATCTTCACTAGATCATCAGTTCAAAAACTTTCTTGATTAACACTTCCAAATGACTGACCCTACCTAGGCTATGAACCCTCCATGCTATTGATGCTGTAACTCATTTCTCCTGAGTTGGGGGTAGCTTCATTTCATGCGGGTATCTGTTTTCAAACCTCAAAGGGCTCTGGAGGTTCGGAGAAGCATCCTACAGTCCAGATGCTTGTCTGAACTGCTGGAGCCTGCACAACTGGGCCAGCTGTCTTGCCAGAAAAGAGATTCTTGTGAGACAGAAGGCACTTCCTGGATCTGCATGGGCCAGAGTTACTGGAAGAACTGCAGTTCTTGTTCTGGCTTTGGTGTGATTGTTTCCATCCAGACCCAGGGAGACAAAAAGACAAGAACTCAAGTGAGTTGAACAAGACAGTTTTGGTTCATATCTCAGCTGAAGAGGTCCTTTTGGTTCCTCTCTCTTCCAGAGCCAACTGTCCCGGGTATGCGAGTATGTGTCAGTGCGGGTGTATGCGTGTTGAGCAATCAAATCCACCTAATCAAATTCTGTGCTGGTTTGTTGTATTTGAACTAAACAAATGGGACCTAACATGCATTCCAACAACACTCAACAAAAATGTCCAGGACTGGAAAATTATGTAAAACCATGTAAAGGCAGAATTCACAGGCATCATTTCAAGATCAAAATGATGTTTGATTTTGAGATATTTAATTTCCGCAGTCCCTTTCAAGGCACATGACTGCCTCAATGggcattttattttgacatagattttcctgcctctttaatgaattttaatgaatttgGTCCTGAGATTTGTACATTTTTCAGCTGACTTTTTGGTGTGTGAAGAACTGAATCTCCTggattgattttatttcaattattgCTCCTAGAAAAGTGGAGCTTTACTTGTAGCACCCTGGTTTATATTACCAGCCTCTCCAGGAAGGACTGGTAGTTTATTTCCCTGGGGCAGAGTCACATGAATGAAGAAGTGTGTATGTGCTGTGTCTGTGAAACTTTAGCGAATTTCAaccactggatttttttccttaggcaATTTTACATTTGACTCTAACAAAACTACTttagagtttttatttttactagaGATATAATTAATTCAAACTACCTTGTACAAAAGGCAAATGCATTGAATCACTACAGGTTATAGAGGCTGAAGCCAAAAGGTCTTTGTATACCGACATCACTTGCCCTGGACCTGACTGTATCAGGCAGTTTATTCCTCATGTGTCATGTTGGACTTACAAGATCACATCAAGCCACTAGAACCTGTTAATAGAATAGTTCTAGACTCTATTTGCTATTGTGGCAAAGTATTTTGTAGATTTATACAATAAAACTTCGACATTTCTGCTTCAATTACTTTGTGCCTTTCTTTCTGGTCTTTCTTCCTTGGTTCTTGTGAGACTCCAGTAGCCATTGACCTTTCTAGATAAGGTCTTGACAGTCATTTGGGCTTATTTGGCTCATGaaacttttcttctcagaaaaagcagatgatTGACATGAAAATGAAGTGTACTGGGCctttggagaaggagaggggTGGTGATATAGAAAATATGGAGGTGTTTTATGGGGGCTATTTAACATTTGTGATTGAGCCCAAAGTGGCCCATGAGGCTAGGAGAAATGATCCCTTGTGGGACTGAGTATAGTGCAGGAGTCTTCTTGGGTACAGATAAGGAAAAGTCTACTGAAACAGAGGGCAATCACATTCCCACCCATGCTTGAGAACTAATATGCCTTGAAGAGTTGCAGCAAGTCAGGTCAAGGTGAAGAAACACCTAAGCCTGAATCAGCTCTACTTGATATCCAAAAATATcagtcagaatcatagaatcattaagattggaagacacctctaagatcatccagtccaaccatcagcccaacaccactgtgctcaccaaatcatgtcctgaagtgccacatgTCCATGTGATGAAGAAGAGCTAACACTCTACAGAACAGAGACCCAAGAGCTATTATCGCGTTGGTGCATTGCTACCTGATACATTCCCTGACAGCAGGGTTATTCTCCATTCCTTGGGTTCATAAAACACCTCTGAGTCatcagggctggaggagggggtACTGAGTTTTCAATTGAAATAAGCAATTTTGCAATAGGCTGGACTCAAAGGTCTGGCCCCAAAGACCTTCAGTCCACGGGGATAGAggtctctgcttttctgtttctgcaaatctct is part of the Cuculus canorus isolate bCucCan1 chromosome 2, bCucCan1.pri, whole genome shotgun sequence genome and harbors:
- the ARC gene encoding activity-regulated cytoskeleton-associated protein — protein: MQLDNVTNAGIHSYQGHRGVVNKPNVILQIGKCRAEMLEHVRRTHRHLLSEVSKQVERELKGLQKSVGKLENNLEDHVPTDNQRWKKSIKACLARCQETIAHLERWVKREMNVWKEVFFRLEKWADRLESMGGKYCPGDHGKQTVSVGVGGPEIRPSEGEIYDYALDMSQMYALTPPPGEVPSIPQGHDSYQWVSVSEDAPASPVETQVFEDPREFLSHLEEYLKQVGGTEEYWLSQIQNHMNGPAKKWWEYKQDSVKNWVEFKKEFLQYSEGTLTRDAIKRELDLPQKEGEPLDQFLWRKRDLYQTLYVDADEEEIIQYVVGTLQPKLKRFLSYPLPKTLEQLIQRGKEVQGNMDHSEEPSPQRTPEIQSGDSVETVPPSSTVSPVPSNGTQPEPPSPPATVI